In Cydia pomonella isolate Wapato2018A chromosome 1, ilCydPomo1, whole genome shotgun sequence, one genomic interval encodes:
- the LOC133516472 gene encoding uncharacterized protein LOC133516472, translating into MNQCFRLMQYSEQCGIVKMGEMKFLLSILMTLFINECQVSGCTGVEKEKWLKRSLPNDDSETQVDLSNAFGLKLVLPDYINALKRECGSKSHELKPERHIIHSSPKKENDNFKDILKAIKVFGDLLHSGEDQRESKENLDLRKLLILKQAFSDLILKLGSVEKDKLKRYFKSEHHECKLTREMFQSSSKEKKDDLMDKRKVIKDLPDLGTLVHNGIDQSKDQIGLSNKLRLKQAILGIIVIFGLDHKDKLKIGQEYKNHVLKLEREMFQSSSKEGKDDLMDKRKTEKDLTDFGSLINNRKDQSKDVMAMLGIILKLASDQKVKLNRDHENKYHGLKRERKLIQSSSEERNDDLIGKFKLMKEIANVSPKNKGNKYLELNHQYVLNNEATEQFAERIPVIIISPNFAEVGWKEVFGRKSQNEHHKGCNNMKAKHVKAAGKVKKLKTAFSKSEDHNEKNRECEGNEYKKIACNICQCVGGRWRCTSLACDIKKLNDHIDLNSLNGMTKKMYDKLREEATGCIPGEEINEPGVNDCPCKCVLPSLIECQICPALEQIHLPKKTTAKQPEQKPFGMLG; encoded by the exons TCAATGCTTTAGATTGATGCAATATAGCGAACAGTGTGGAATAGTCAAGATGGGTGAAATGAAATTCCTGTTATCGATTTTG ATGACATTATTCATTAACGAGTGTCAGGTTTCGGGTTGTACTGGTGttgaaaaagaaaaatggtTGAAACGGAGCCTTCCAAATGATGATTCAGAAACGCAAGTAGATCTTAGCAATGCATTCGGACTCAAGTTAGTCCTGCCAGATTACATTAATGCACTGAAAAGAGAATGCGGAAGCAAAAGTCATGAATTAAAGCCAGAAAGACACATTATCCACTCGAGTCCTAAAAAGGAAAACGATAATTTTAAGGATATACTTAAAGCGATAAAAGTCTTCGGTGATTTATTACACAGTGGGGAAGACCAAAGAGAATCAAAAGAGAATCTAGATCTTAGGAAGTTATTAATATTGAAACAGGCATTCTCAGATTTAATACTAAAGTTAGGGTCAGTTGAGAAAGATAAACTGAAAAGATACTTCAAAAGCGAACATCATGAATGCAAGCTAACACGAGAAATGTTCCAATCCAGTTCTAAGGAGAAGAAAGACGATTTAATGGATAAACGTAAAGTGATAAAAGATTTGCCAGACTTAGGTACTTTAGTACACAATGGGATAGATCAATCAAAAGACCAAATAGGTCTAAGCAACAAACTAAGATTGAAACAGGCAATATTAGGTATAATAGTAATCTTTGGGTTAGATCAcaaagataaactaaaaataggccaAGAATACAAAAATCATGTATTAAAGCTAGAAAGAGAAATGTTCCAATCCAGTTCTAAGGAGGGAAAAGATGATTTGATGGATAAACGTAAAACTGAAAAAGACTTAACAGACTTTGGTTCTTTAATAAACAATAGGAAAGACCAATCAAAAGACGTAATGGCAATGTTAGGTATAATACTAAAGTTAGCGTCAGATCagaaagttaaattaaatagagACCATGAAAACAAATATCATGGATTAAAGCGAGAAAGAAAACTGATTCAATCCAGTTCTGAAGAGAGAAATGATGATTTGATTGGTAAATTTAAACTGATGAAAGAAATAGCAAACGTTAGTCCTAAAAacaaaggaaataaatatttagaactTAATCATCAGTATGTTCTCAATAATGAAGCAACTGAACAATTTGCTGAACGGATACCTGTGATTATCATATCACCCAATTTTGCTGAAGTAGGCTGGAAAGAAGTATTCGGACGAAAAAGCCAAAACGAGCATCACAAAGGGTGCAATAATATGAAAGCAAAACATGTCAAAGCAGCCGGGAAAGTGAAAAAATTGAAGACAGCATTCAGCAAAAGCGAGGACCACAATGAAA agaatCGTGAATGCGAAGGAAACGAATATAAGAAAATCGCATGTAACATATGCCAATGCGTCGGTGGCAGGTGGAGGTGTACCTCACTTGCTTGTGACATTAAGAAATTAAATGACCACATCGACTTAAACAGTTTAAATGGAATGacgaaaaaaatgtatgataaaTTACGCG AAGAAGCCACTGGCTGCATTCCTGGTGAAGAAATCAACGAGCCTGGCGTCAATGATTGCCCGTGCAAATGCGTGTTGCCCAGTTTGATTGAGTGCCAAATTTGCCCGGCTCTCGAGCAGATACATTTGCCTAAAAAGACCACCGCGAAACAGCCTGAGCAAAAACCATTTGGAATGCTTGGTTAA